One segment of Paenibacillus sp. FSL R7-0337 DNA contains the following:
- a CDS encoding NAD(P)-dependent oxidoreductase, whose translation MEQSLPLTTLTPELFMRNFAKAEPGLTRKGAIEESNRCLYCYDAPCIKACPTSINIPSFIKRIATDNLKGSAQTIMDANPVGASCARVCPTEELCEGACVLNGASAPIEIGLLQRYATDWAIRSGLQLFQAGEPNGKKVAVIGGGPAGLSAARELAREGFQVVIYEAKQLAGGLDTHGIVSFRLPQDISLWEVEQVERLGVEVRTGMKVGVDVSIEELKAGYDAIVLAAGMGYVPPLGIEGEKLSGVYDAIELVETTKTGIPALELMGQRVAVIGAGNTAIDAATCSVRLGAANVKMIYRRTRGEMTAYDFEYEFAKQEGVEFNWLTLPKRIVGDGEGNVAALECVRMELTGEAGPDGRPTPVPVAGSEFLLPVDAVVVAIGQRRRMDLIEALGLKHTRGVVEIDPATSRTSDPQIYAAGDIVFGAGTGEAMVVSAAQQGKDAAYAIVKQWSGRQDGVTGSAV comes from the coding sequence ATGGAGCAATCTTTACCGTTAACCACATTGACACCGGAGCTGTTCATGCGTAATTTTGCCAAGGCAGAGCCGGGGCTTACCCGCAAGGGGGCCATCGAGGAATCCAACCGCTGTCTGTACTGCTATGATGCGCCGTGCATCAAGGCCTGTCCGACCAGCATCAATATCCCTTCCTTTATCAAAAGAATTGCGACGGACAATCTCAAAGGATCGGCGCAAACCATCATGGACGCCAATCCGGTCGGCGCAAGCTGCGCAAGGGTATGTCCTACGGAGGAGCTGTGCGAGGGAGCCTGTGTGCTGAACGGCGCTTCCGCGCCGATTGAGATTGGCCTATTGCAGCGGTACGCTACGGATTGGGCGATCCGCAGCGGGCTCCAGCTTTTCCAGGCGGGTGAACCTAACGGCAAGAAAGTAGCGGTGATCGGCGGCGGACCGGCAGGTCTGTCAGCAGCCAGAGAGCTGGCACGCGAAGGCTTCCAGGTAGTGATCTATGAGGCAAAGCAGCTGGCCGGTGGCCTGGATACCCACGGGATTGTCTCCTTCCGGCTGCCGCAGGACATCTCGCTCTGGGAAGTGGAGCAGGTGGAGAGGCTGGGCGTAGAGGTCCGCACGGGAATGAAGGTGGGAGTGGATGTTTCCATAGAAGAGCTTAAGGCCGGATATGATGCGATTGTGCTGGCGGCCGGAATGGGTTACGTCCCCCCGCTGGGGATTGAAGGCGAGAAGCTGTCCGGTGTCTATGATGCGATCGAGCTGGTGGAGACCACCAAGACCGGGATTCCCGCCCTGGAGCTGATGGGACAGCGTGTCGCTGTTATTGGTGCAGGCAATACGGCCATTGATGCGGCCACCTGCTCGGTGCGGCTCGGCGCGGCGAACGTGAAGATGATCTACCGCCGGACGCGCGGGGAGATGACGGCTTATGATTTCGAATATGAATTCGCCAAGCAGGAGGGTGTGGAATTCAACTGGCTGACCCTGCCGAAGCGGATTGTCGGGGATGGAGAGGGGAATGTTGCGGCACTGGAATGTGTGCGGATGGAGCTGACCGGTGAGGCCGGGCCGGATGGACGCCCCACTCCCGTGCCGGTGGCAGGCTCGGAATTCCTGCTCCCGGTGGATGCTGTAGTGGTGGCTATCGGCCAGAGGCGGCGGATGGACCTCATTGAGGCGTTGGGGCTTAAGCATACGCGGGGTGTAGTGGAGATTGATCCCGCAACCAGCCGCACCTCTGATCCGCAGATTTATGCTGCCGGCGATATTGTTTTTGGCGCAGGGACGGGGGAGGCCATGGTGGTCTCTGCCGCGCAGCAGGGCAAAGATGCTGCCTATGCGATTGTGAAGCAGTGGTCAGGCCGTC
- a CDS encoding PucR family transcriptional regulator ligand-binding domain-containing protein encodes MDWELVFTIRDALKRPLFAEAELIGGRNGLNRAIRWVHVLESASLESLIHGEEMILTTGMSASTDLDAALSFMQNLIDKNAACLCIELGAYFSAIPKEMIALSNLHDFPLIQFTRTVRFVDITLDLHSLIINRHHRMLQELESISREFHRLTLTSQGTLKVLQLLCKSTRTQILYMQLQGKPLFFPALAPEEQRPLLGFFETFSEEMEGAVPEAAPYIREYGHKTIAVKPVGALDQTWAYILMVCNHKPQEFDCLLLDSASLSIAQELLRTRYMEERKLFSENLWVDELVGGRTQDDNRLKGLVGPDFNLVNELPYRVCLIEIENPRDVKWNSSENDWESITFHLSLILRSIFEKYSLRPLITLKNNRLTVIALDIQSKLPGKLRLQQALDSLQHIRADEKLKDLQLVIGVSKSHRGLKHAHAGYQEAVQALSLYSCYQKPVLMYEELGVFQLLLSLNDGKTLENFIRSYIGPLIDHDEAKGSELLLTLRVYLDHDGSKQIAARSLFIVRQSLYYRLDKITELLGEDFMLPENRISIQVALRAYQFLYPEKFTLPSSRSAQL; translated from the coding sequence ATGGACTGGGAACTTGTATTTACGATCCGCGACGCGCTGAAGCGTCCGCTGTTCGCTGAAGCTGAGCTGATTGGGGGCAGAAACGGCCTGAACCGGGCCATCCGCTGGGTGCATGTGCTGGAGAGTGCGAGCCTGGAGAGTCTGATTCACGGGGAAGAGATGATTCTGACCACTGGAATGAGCGCAAGCACGGATCTGGATGCCGCCCTGTCTTTCATGCAGAATCTGATTGATAAGAACGCCGCCTGCCTGTGCATTGAGCTGGGAGCTTACTTCAGTGCCATTCCGAAGGAGATGATCGCTCTTTCGAACCTGCATGATTTTCCGCTGATCCAATTCACCCGCACTGTACGGTTCGTCGATATTACACTCGATCTGCATTCCCTCATCATCAACCGCCACCACCGGATGCTGCAAGAGCTGGAGAGTATCTCCCGCGAATTCCACCGGCTGACCCTAACCTCCCAGGGAACCCTTAAGGTCCTGCAATTGTTATGTAAAAGCACCCGCACACAGATTCTCTATATGCAGTTGCAAGGCAAACCTCTCTTCTTCCCGGCCCTTGCGCCAGAGGAGCAGCGTCCGCTGCTTGGCTTCTTCGAGACCTTCAGCGAAGAAATGGAGGGAGCAGTGCCGGAGGCCGCCCCCTATATCCGCGAATACGGCCATAAGACCATCGCCGTGAAGCCCGTTGGAGCCTTGGACCAGACTTGGGCCTATATCCTGATGGTCTGTAATCACAAGCCGCAGGAATTCGACTGCCTGCTGCTCGATTCGGCCTCCTTATCCATCGCACAGGAGCTGCTCCGCACGCGGTACATGGAGGAACGGAAGCTGTTCTCGGAGAATCTGTGGGTGGATGAGCTGGTCGGGGGACGCACTCAGGACGACAACCGGCTTAAGGGACTGGTCGGCCCGGACTTCAACCTGGTTAATGAACTGCCCTACCGGGTCTGCCTGATCGAGATCGAGAATCCCCGGGATGTCAAATGGAACAGCTCGGAGAATGACTGGGAATCCATCACCTTCCATCTCTCGCTCATCCTGCGCTCCATCTTCGAGAAGTACTCGCTCCGGCCGCTGATCACCCTGAAGAACAACCGGCTGACCGTCATTGCGCTGGATATCCAGTCCAAGCTGCCCGGCAAGCTGCGCCTGCAGCAGGCACTCGATTCCCTGCAGCATATCCGTGCGGATGAGAAGCTGAAGGACCTGCAGCTCGTCATCGGAGTCAGCAAGTCCCACCGGGGCCTGAAGCATGCTCATGCCGGTTACCAGGAAGCGGTACAAGCGCTGTCCCTCTATTCCTGTTACCAGAAGCCGGTCCTCATGTATGAGGAGTTAGGCGTCTTCCAGCTGCTGCTGAGCCTGAACGACGGCAAGACGCTGGAGAATTTCATCCGCAGCTATATCGGCCCTCTGATTGACCATGATGAGGCAAAAGGCAGCGAGCTGCTGCTGACGCTGCGCGTCTACCTCGATCATGACGGGTCGAAGCAGATCGCCGCCCGCAGCCTCTTCATCGTCAGGCAATCCCTCTACTACCGGCTGGACAAAATCACCGAGCTGCTCGGCGAGGACTTCATGCTCCCGGAGAACCGGATCTCCATTCAGGTCGCCCTGCGCGCCTACCAGTTCCTGTACCCGGAGAAATTCACTCTGCCCAGCTCCCGTTCAGCACAGCTGTGA
- a CDS encoding aspartate aminotransferase family protein: protein MQSLGKESELAVKKDQRYLWHNMTPYSEQHPPMIAASASGSWVTDIDGNKFLDGMSGLWCVNVGYGRKELAEAAYNQLLSLPYFPLTQSHMPAIALAEKLNEWLEDEYVIFFSNSGSEANEAAFKIARQYQQQTGQPDRHKFIARYRGYHGSSLGALAATGQAQRKYKYEPLGGGFLHVAPPDSYRRPAGMTEEAFNLQCAQAIEDMIVWEGVASVAAVIMEPVITGGGVIVPHQVYMDRVQEICRTHGVLLIIDEVICGFGRSGRKFGHHNFGIKPDIVTMAKGLTSGYLPLSATAVRKEIYEAFKDNSDDYGHFRHVNTFGGNPAACALALRNLEILEQEQLVERAGILGHRLADGFAGLLGHKLVGDIRSFGLVVGIELVADKSTKQPAELSIVKGIIADCKAKGLIIGKNGDTVAGFNNVLTFAPPLSSADEDVQFIIDTFTAVLNGSWAE from the coding sequence ATGCAGAGTCTGGGCAAAGAAAGCGAGCTGGCGGTTAAGAAGGACCAGCGGTACTTGTGGCATAATATGACCCCTTACAGTGAGCAGCATCCGCCGATGATTGCAGCTTCCGCAAGCGGCTCATGGGTTACCGATATCGATGGCAATAAATTCCTGGACGGCATGTCCGGCCTGTGGTGTGTGAATGTAGGGTACGGGCGCAAGGAGCTGGCGGAGGCGGCGTACAACCAACTGCTGAGCCTGCCCTATTTCCCGCTGACGCAGAGCCATATGCCGGCCATCGCGCTGGCCGAGAAGCTGAATGAATGGCTGGAGGATGAGTATGTCATCTTCTTCTCCAACAGCGGCTCGGAAGCGAACGAAGCAGCCTTCAAAATCGCCCGCCAGTACCAGCAGCAGACCGGCCAGCCTGACCGCCATAAATTCATTGCCCGCTACCGGGGCTATCACGGAAGCTCGCTGGGCGCCCTGGCGGCGACCGGGCAGGCGCAGCGCAAGTACAAGTACGAACCGCTGGGAGGTGGGTTCCTGCATGTAGCGCCGCCTGACAGCTACCGCCGTCCGGCCGGCATGACTGAAGAGGCGTTCAACCTCCAGTGTGCGCAGGCGATTGAGGATATGATCGTCTGGGAAGGCGTAGCCTCTGTAGCGGCGGTGATTATGGAGCCGGTCATTACCGGCGGGGGCGTGATCGTCCCGCATCAGGTCTATATGGACCGGGTGCAGGAGATCTGCCGTACCCACGGCGTATTGCTGATTATCGACGAGGTGATCTGCGGCTTCGGGCGGTCCGGCCGCAAGTTCGGACATCACAATTTCGGAATCAAGCCCGATATTGTCACGATGGCGAAGGGGCTGACGAGCGGCTATCTGCCGTTATCGGCTACCGCTGTACGTAAGGAGATCTACGAGGCCTTCAAGGATAACAGTGATGACTACGGGCATTTCCGTCATGTGAACACCTTCGGCGGCAATCCGGCTGCCTGTGCGCTGGCCCTGCGCAATTTGGAGATTCTGGAGCAGGAGCAACTAGTGGAGCGGGCCGGAATTCTGGGCCACAGGCTGGCGGACGGGTTCGCCGGGCTGCTTGGGCATAAGCTGGTTGGTGATATCCGCAGCTTCGGGCTGGTCGTTGGGATTGAGCTGGTGGCGGATAAGTCCACCAAACAGCCCGCCGAGCTAAGCATCGTCAAGGGGATTATTGCGGACTGCAAAGCCAAGGGGCTGATCATCGGCAAGAACGGCGATACGGTGGCTGGCTTCAATAATGTGCTCACCTTCGCTCCGCCGTTATCCTCGGCAGATGAGGATGTGCAGTTCATCATCGATACCTTCACAGCTGTGCTGAACGGGAGCTGGGCAGAGTGA
- a CDS encoding CoA-acylating methylmalonate-semialdehyde dehydrogenase: MTLLTGQAGKVMNYVNGAWVESLSRRQEEVFNPATGEVIAYVPISSREELNAAVRAASRAYSAWKRVAVPRRARYFFQYQQLLVQHSKELAELITLENGKSLEEALGEVQRGIECVEFAAGTPTLMMGSQLPDIATGVESGMYRYPLGVVGGIAPFNFPMMVPCWMFPLAVACGNTFVLKPSERTPLLVNRLAELFAEAGFPPGVLNVVHGGHEVVDGLLAHEEVKAVSFVGSQPVAEYVYKQGTAHGKRVQALAGAKNHSIVLKDADLDHAVKNILSAAFGSAGERCMACAVVVVQEDIADELVSRIAEAADGLKIGNGKDEGVFLGPVIRQANKDRTIDYIEAGLAEKAVLVRDGRKDAAAAGSGYFLGPTIFDHVQPGMKIWRDEIFAPLLSVVRVKNLAEAIAVTNESPFANGACIYTDSARAVREFREEIDAGILGVNLGVPAPMAFFPFSGYKKSFYGDLHANGRDGVEFYTRKKMITARY; this comes from the coding sequence ATGACACTGCTCACGGGGCAGGCCGGTAAAGTGATGAACTATGTGAATGGAGCTTGGGTGGAGTCCTTATCCAGGCGGCAGGAGGAAGTGTTCAACCCGGCGACAGGTGAGGTGATTGCCTATGTGCCGATTTCCAGCCGGGAGGAGCTGAATGCGGCGGTGCGGGCAGCTTCGAGAGCCTATTCCGCGTGGAAAAGAGTCGCCGTTCCGCGCCGGGCCCGCTATTTCTTCCAGTACCAGCAGCTGCTGGTGCAGCACAGCAAGGAGCTGGCTGAGCTGATTACGCTGGAGAACGGCAAAAGCCTGGAGGAAGCGCTGGGCGAGGTGCAGCGCGGCATCGAATGCGTGGAATTCGCTGCCGGCACTCCTACGCTGATGATGGGCAGTCAGCTGCCGGATATCGCGACAGGCGTAGAGTCCGGCATGTATCGTTATCCCCTGGGAGTTGTGGGCGGCATCGCCCCGTTCAACTTCCCGATGATGGTGCCCTGCTGGATGTTCCCGCTGGCGGTAGCCTGCGGCAATACCTTTGTTCTGAAGCCCTCCGAGCGGACACCGCTGCTGGTGAACCGGCTGGCGGAGCTGTTCGCAGAAGCGGGCTTCCCGCCGGGGGTGCTGAATGTAGTACACGGGGGGCATGAGGTGGTGGACGGCCTGCTGGCGCATGAGGAAGTGAAGGCTGTCTCCTTCGTCGGCTCGCAGCCGGTGGCGGAATATGTCTATAAGCAGGGGACCGCACATGGCAAGCGTGTGCAGGCGCTGGCCGGCGCGAAGAACCATTCGATCGTGCTGAAGGATGCCGATCTGGACCATGCGGTGAAGAATATTCTATCCGCAGCCTTCGGCTCCGCGGGCGAACGGTGCATGGCCTGCGCTGTAGTGGTGGTGCAGGAGGACATTGCCGATGAGCTGGTGAGCCGGATCGCGGAGGCCGCGGACGGGCTGAAGATTGGGAACGGCAAGGATGAGGGGGTGTTCCTGGGCCCGGTCATCCGGCAGGCGAACAAAGACCGGACAATCGATTACATTGAAGCTGGGCTTGCCGAGAAGGCGGTGCTGGTGCGGGACGGCCGCAAGGATGCTGCGGCCGCAGGCAGCGGCTATTTCCTGGGCCCGACGATCTTCGACCATGTGCAGCCGGGTATGAAGATCTGGCGTGACGAGATCTTTGCGCCGCTGCTGTCAGTGGTGCGGGTGAAGAATCTGGCGGAGGCGATAGCGGTCACCAATGAGTCGCCCTTCGCCAACGGAGCGTGCATCTACACGGACAGCGCCAGGGCGGTCCGCGAATTCCGTGAGGAGATCGATGCCGGGATACTGGGCGTCAATCTGGGCGTGCCTGCGCCGATGGCGTTCTTCCCTTTCTCAGGGTACAAGAAATCGTTCTATGGAGATCTGCACGCGAACGGCCGTGACGGTGTGGAATTCTACACCCGCAAGAAAATGATTACCGCGCGTTACTAA
- a CDS encoding ABC transporter substrate-binding protein, with amino-acid sequence MMKGKQGKTRGGLWLAAALMLISLLAGCGGNNNASPSAAEATTGNAATASPETAATTEPAAEPVTVKLQLKWVPQAQFAGYFLAQDKGYYAAEGLKVEILPGGPDIVPEQQVAGGSADIGVDWVASLLTSQEQEMPLVQIAQIFQKSGLVLVSKKEAGITTPAELKGKKVGNWMGGNEFEILALFDKYKLDSGKDLNFTKQGFTMDQFLGGELDAASAMTYNEYQVVLESGIKAEDLSVIDMNDEGVAMLEDNLFANKEWLEGNKETAAKFVRASLKGWADAIADPEAAVDSVMKLAEAGSTTREHQLTMMTEVAKLIQPEGFDASKLGYTDAAAFQQTADIALKFGVIKTASKVEEAYTNEIVEMAAK; translated from the coding sequence ATGATGAAGGGTAAACAGGGAAAAACTCGTGGCGGGTTATGGCTTGCGGCGGCTCTAATGCTGATCTCGCTGCTTGCGGGCTGCGGCGGCAACAACAACGCCAGTCCCTCTGCGGCAGAAGCGACTACGGGGAATGCGGCAACGGCTTCGCCGGAAACGGCGGCAACCACAGAACCGGCGGCTGAGCCGGTCACCGTGAAGCTTCAGCTCAAATGGGTGCCGCAGGCCCAGTTCGCAGGGTACTTCCTGGCGCAGGACAAAGGGTATTATGCGGCAGAGGGCCTGAAGGTCGAGATTCTGCCGGGCGGGCCGGATATCGTGCCTGAGCAGCAGGTGGCCGGCGGCTCGGCCGATATCGGGGTGGACTGGGTGGCAAGTCTGCTGACCAGCCAGGAGCAGGAGATGCCGCTGGTGCAGATCGCCCAGATTTTCCAGAAGAGCGGGCTGGTGCTGGTATCCAAGAAGGAAGCGGGCATCACTACACCGGCTGAGCTGAAGGGCAAGAAGGTAGGCAACTGGATGGGCGGCAATGAGTTTGAGATTCTGGCGCTTTTTGATAAATACAAGCTGGATTCAGGCAAGGATCTGAACTTCACCAAGCAGGGCTTCACGATGGACCAGTTCCTCGGCGGTGAGCTGGATGCGGCCTCGGCCATGACCTATAACGAATATCAGGTGGTGCTGGAGTCGGGCATCAAGGCAGAGGACCTCAGTGTTATCGACATGAATGACGAAGGTGTGGCGATGCTCGAAGACAATCTGTTCGCCAATAAGGAGTGGCTGGAGGGCAACAAAGAGACGGCTGCCAAGTTCGTCCGTGCTTCCCTGAAGGGCTGGGCGGATGCGATTGCTGATCCCGAAGCGGCTGTGGACAGTGTGATGAAGCTTGCCGAGGCGGGCAGCACGACCCGGGAGCATCAGCTGACGATGATGACAGAGGTTGCCAAGCTGATCCAGCCGGAGGGCTTCGATGCTTCCAAGTTGGGGTATACGGATGCTGCTGCTTTCCAGCAGACCGCCGATATCGCGCTGAAATTCGGGGTCATTAAGACGGCTTCCAAGGTGGAGGAGGCCTACACGAACGAGATTGTGGAGATGGCAGCGAAATAA
- a CDS encoding ABC transporter permease, producing MDINTVREFSSSNNVITTDTDQSRDPWKFLRWLNPGFVLPLLAGALFLLLWELQIFHRIFDLKKYQLPLPSAIAEAMRDNLSLLLSYTGYTLTEAVLGMLIGSGCGFLIALAATAWPRWGGGSLTMVAALNAVPIVALAPIMNLWFGDGIGSRAAIVTATTMAAMAINAYKGMAAVDPLALDLMHSYAAGKRAVFRHLRIQNSLPYVFTALKINATASMIGAIVGEFFFSSRGLGYLLSNSIKVAKMPLGWSCIVLAAIAGVIFYLIVERLEKVFIKWHPSRRA from the coding sequence ATGGACATCAATACGGTTCGCGAATTCTCGTCCTCTAACAACGTTATTACGACAGATACGGATCAAAGCAGAGATCCGTGGAAATTCCTGAGATGGCTGAACCCCGGGTTCGTGCTGCCCCTGCTTGCCGGAGCTTTGTTCCTGCTGCTGTGGGAGCTCCAGATCTTTCACCGTATCTTCGATCTGAAGAAATATCAGCTCCCCTTGCCCTCCGCCATCGCTGAAGCGATGCGGGATAATCTCAGTCTGCTGCTCTCTTACACCGGGTATACCCTCACTGAAGCTGTTCTTGGTATGCTGATCGGCTCCGGCTGCGGCTTCCTGATTGCCTTGGCTGCCACAGCCTGGCCCCGATGGGGCGGCGGCAGCCTCACGATGGTAGCTGCACTCAATGCCGTGCCTATTGTGGCGCTTGCCCCGATCATGAACCTGTGGTTCGGAGACGGCATCGGCTCGCGGGCGGCGATTGTGACCGCGACCACGATGGCGGCTATGGCGATCAATGCCTACAAGGGCATGGCGGCTGTAGACCCGCTGGCGCTGGACCTGATGCATTCCTATGCGGCAGGCAAACGGGCGGTATTCCGTCATCTGCGGATTCAGAACAGTCTGCCTTATGTATTCACTGCCTTGAAGATCAACGCTACAGCGAGCATGATCGGGGCGATTGTCGGGGAGTTCTTCTTCTCCTCGCGGGGGCTGGGTTATCTGCTCTCGAATTCCATCAAGGTGGCCAAGATGCCGCTGGGCTGGTCCTGCATCGTGCTTGCTGCGATTGCCGGAGTAATCTTTTACCTGATCGTGGAGCGGCTGGAAAAGGTATTTATCAAGTGGCACCCCTCCCGGCGGGCGTAG
- a CDS encoding ABC transporter permease, which yields MKLNRALMRGRTLPLLIWICGLLVLWEAVSWWLLHVAKTPLAQSKLPYVHEVALTLWQYSGTLLREGGATFGNAGVGFLIGALSGVLLAVLMSLSRMIEQLAFPYAVASQMIPILGLAPIIYGIVRDEQMSRIIISGYITFFPVALNMLRGLRSVDPSALELMHSYAAKPWAVYWKLRFPAALPGLFSGLKIAAPLAVTGAILVELMGAQRGIGVIMLRNLYYGPSHTYMFWSTVLVGALLGMTSYWLMSLVERLVAPWQPEFRPQGGSR from the coding sequence ATGAAGCTGAACCGTGCGTTAATGCGGGGGCGTACACTGCCGCTGCTTATCTGGATCTGCGGCCTGCTGGTGCTGTGGGAGGCGGTCTCCTGGTGGCTGCTGCATGTGGCGAAGACGCCGCTGGCCCAGTCCAAGCTGCCTTATGTCCACGAGGTGGCGCTCACCCTGTGGCAGTACAGCGGCACCCTTCTCCGGGAAGGGGGAGCCACCTTCGGCAATGCCGGGGTGGGCTTTCTGATTGGCGCGCTCTCCGGAGTGCTGCTGGCCGTGCTGATGAGCCTCTCCCGGATGATAGAGCAGCTTGCCTTCCCGTATGCCGTTGCTTCGCAGATGATTCCGATTCTGGGGCTAGCGCCGATCATATACGGGATTGTGCGGGATGAGCAGATGTCGAGGATCATCATCTCCGGCTATATCACCTTCTTCCCGGTGGCGCTGAATATGCTGCGCGGTCTGCGGAGTGTGGACCCTTCGGCCCTGGAGCTGATGCACTCTTATGCCGCTAAGCCGTGGGCTGTATATTGGAAGCTGCGTTTCCCGGCAGCACTGCCGGGGCTGTTCAGCGGTCTGAAGATTGCCGCGCCGCTGGCTGTAACCGGCGCAATTCTGGTCGAGCTGATGGGTGCGCAGCGCGGGATCGGGGTTATTATGCTCCGCAATCTCTATTATGGACCCTCCCATACCTATATGTTCTGGTCCACGGTGCTGGTCGGTGCTCTGCTGGGTATGACCAGCTATTGGCTGATGAGTCTGGTGGAACGTCTGGTAGCCCCCTGGCAGCCGGAATTCCGTCCTCAAGGAGGCAGCCGCTAA
- a CDS encoding ABC transporter ATP-binding protein, with translation MSLVAATIPEIQLEHVEMRYQTETADVLALHQVSLDIAKGEFVSLLGPSGCGKTTLLRLMADLITPTAGNIMVAGKSAKEARLAQKYGIVFQSPVLYDWRKVKHNITLPLELLGVKKSIREDKALELLDLVGLQGFADKYPWQLSGGMQQRVAIARALSMEPEILLMDEPFSALDEFTRERLNEELLSVWSKVQSTIVFVTHSIPESIFLSDRVFVLSPHPGRLSAVVDISLPRPRTADMRNSPEFFELIARIRDSFEGV, from the coding sequence ATGTCACTAGTAGCAGCAACAATTCCTGAAATACAGCTGGAGCATGTCGAAATGCGTTACCAGACGGAGACGGCAGATGTGCTGGCCCTGCATCAGGTAAGTCTTGATATTGCCAAGGGGGAGTTCGTCTCCCTTCTGGGCCCTTCCGGGTGCGGAAAGACTACGCTGCTGAGGCTGATGGCAGATCTTATCACACCAACGGCAGGGAATATCATGGTGGCAGGCAAAAGCGCCAAGGAGGCCCGGCTGGCCCAGAAATACGGCATTGTGTTCCAGAGTCCGGTGCTGTATGACTGGCGGAAGGTCAAGCATAATATTACGCTGCCGCTCGAGCTGCTGGGCGTTAAGAAATCGATCCGTGAGGACAAAGCGCTGGAATTGCTGGATCTCGTGGGCCTGCAGGGCTTCGCTGATAAGTATCCCTGGCAGCTCAGCGGGGGGATGCAGCAGCGCGTAGCCATTGCCCGGGCACTCTCCATGGAGCCGGAAATTCTGCTCATGGATGAACCGTTCTCGGCGCTGGATGAATTCACGCGCGAGCGGCTGAATGAAGAGCTGCTCTCCGTCTGGAGTAAGGTGCAGAGCACGATTGTGTTCGTTACCCATAGTATTCCCGAATCGATCTTCCTGTCGGACCGGGTATTCGTTCTGTCTCCGCATCCGGGCAGGCTCTCGGCAGTCGTTGATATTTCGCTGCCCCGTCCGCGAACGGCGGACATGAGGAACAGTCCGGAGTTCTTCGAGCTGATTGCCCGTATCCGCGACAGCTTCGAAGGGGTGTAG